In Oscillatoria salina IIICB1, the genomic window GACGCTGGACAAATTCTACCAGATGTTGAAAATGCTTTTCTGTCTCGCCCGGAAATCCGACGATTAATGTTGTTCGCATCACTGCGTCCGGGAGCGCCTCTTTAATTCTCTCTATAATACGATCGTTTACCTGTCCTTGCCAAGGACGGTTCATGGCTCGCAGAATTTCTGGGTGAGAGTGTTGCAGGGGCAAATCCAGGTAGGGCAGCACGTTAGGGGTTTCTTCGATCGCTGAAATTACTTCTGGTGTTAGCCCGGTGGGATAGGCGTAATGGATTCTAATCCAGGGAATGTCTATTTTGCCTAATGCCCGTAGCAGTTCGGCTAGTTTCGGTTTTCCGTACAGATCGAGACCGTAATTGGTGGTAATTTGCGAGATGAGAATTAATTCTTGAACCCCTTGGGCGGCAAGTTCTTCGGCTTCGGTAACGAGCGACTCAATCGAACGCGATCGCTGTTTGCCCCGCAGATGGGGAATAATACAAAAGGCACAGCCGTAATCACATCCTTCGGCTACCCGTAAATAAGCTACCCCTTCGGTTGTAGTGCGATAGCGGGGAGTTGTCTCGTCAGCTATGTAGGTAGGTTCTGGGGAAACTTCTTTAACTCGTTCTCCCGTCTCCACCCGCTCAATTACCTGGACTATTTTATTGTAATCGCTGCTGCCCACGACTGCTACTGCTTCAGGTAACTCCTCAAGCAATTCTTCGGGGAAGTGCTGAACCATACAGCCTGCGATAATAATCTTTTTCTTGGCTTCTGCTAGTTCTACCAAAGTCCGAACCGATTCTTCTCGCGCTGCTTGGATAAAACTACAGGTATT contains:
- the rimO gene encoding 30S ribosomal protein S12 methylthiotransferase RimO, which encodes MGKKPTIALSHLGCEKNRVDSEHILGLLAQAGYQIDTNEELADYVVVNTCSFIQAAREESVRTLVELAEAKKKIIIAGCMVQHFPEELLEELPEAVAVVGSSDYNKIVQVIERVETGERVKEVSPEPTYIADETTPRYRTTTEGVAYLRVAEGCDYGCAFCIIPHLRGKQRSRSIESLVTEAEELAAQGVQELILISQITTNYGLDLYGKPKLAELLRALGKIDIPWIRIHYAYPTGLTPEVISAIEETPNVLPYLDLPLQHSHPEILRAMNRPWQGQVNDRIIERIKEALPDAVMRTTLIVGFPGETEKHFQHLVEFVQRHEFDHVGVFTFSREEGTEAYDLPNQVPQEVMDERRSIVMEIQQPISAKKNQGSVGKIVDVLIEQENYHSQELIGRSARFAPEVDGLVFVEGEATLGAIAQVEITDADIYDLYGRVKTSASLSSD